One Thauera sp. K11 DNA window includes the following coding sequences:
- a CDS encoding prepilin-type N-terminal cleavage/methylation domain-containing protein produces MKPRQNGFTLVEIAVVLVIVGLLLGGVLKGQELIDSAKVKNLAQDFRTTPMLIHAYQDKFRALPGDDRRAVAHLCPAGAANCTTDGNGDGVLGGNWDDDSGSEAALFWQQVRLANLASGPVDTGDAAYIPRNAEGGRIGIQRGGNGAPLGLTGSHVMCSASINGKLVRQLDQALDDGNPASGALRAGTTGDGGTLTVISSANPLADGNSHTVCLSL; encoded by the coding sequence ATGAAGCCCCGTCAGAATGGATTCACCCTGGTCGAGATCGCGGTCGTGCTCGTCATCGTCGGGCTGTTGCTCGGCGGCGTGCTGAAGGGCCAGGAGCTGATCGACAGCGCGAAGGTGAAGAACCTCGCGCAGGATTTCCGCACCACGCCGATGCTGATCCACGCCTACCAGGACAAATTCCGCGCGCTGCCCGGCGACGACCGCCGCGCGGTGGCGCATCTGTGCCCGGCCGGTGCGGCCAATTGCACCACCGACGGCAACGGCGACGGCGTGCTGGGCGGCAACTGGGACGACGACAGCGGCAGCGAGGCGGCTCTCTTCTGGCAGCAGGTGCGCCTGGCCAATCTCGCCAGCGGCCCGGTCGACACCGGCGATGCCGCCTACATCCCGCGCAACGCCGAAGGCGGGCGCATCGGCATCCAGCGCGGCGGCAACGGCGCGCCGCTCGGCCTGACCGGCAGCCACGTGATGTGCTCGGCCAGCATCAACGGCAAGCTGGTGCGGCAACTGGATCAGGCGCTCGACGACGGCAACCCGGCAAGCGGAGCCTTGCGTGCGGGCACCACCGGCGACGGCGGAACACTCACGGTGATCTCCAGCGCCAACCCGCTGGCCGACGGCAACAGCCACACCGTGTGCCTGAGCCTGTAG
- a CDS encoding type II secretion system protein, with protein sequence MPCRAAGFTLAELAVVLVILALLTGSMLVPLGARMEARDRQRTADMLRDIEQALTGFAIVHGRLPCPSTEPDPASPRYGLEDAAPCSTAVEGRLPWRTLGMPAHDAWGTPRSHAGDGWAGHWRYRVDAAFATGTIGADTTPVSNLQIRADDGSAITTLSNSQAVAIVLSTGPNRQADGRNATYSAAAPIYEAGDPSAGFDDLLVWIGRPLLVARLAQAGRL encoded by the coding sequence ATGCCGTGCCGTGCGGCCGGCTTCACGCTGGCCGAACTCGCCGTCGTGCTGGTCATCCTCGCCCTGCTCACCGGCAGCATGCTGGTGCCATTGGGCGCACGCATGGAGGCGCGCGACCGGCAGCGCACCGCCGACATGCTGCGCGACATCGAGCAGGCGCTCACCGGCTTCGCCATCGTCCACGGCCGCCTGCCCTGCCCGAGCACCGAGCCGGACCCGGCCAGCCCCCGCTACGGGCTCGAGGATGCCGCCCCCTGCAGCACGGCCGTGGAGGGCCGCCTGCCCTGGCGCACGCTGGGCATGCCCGCCCACGATGCCTGGGGCACGCCACGCTCGCACGCCGGCGACGGCTGGGCCGGCCACTGGCGCTACCGGGTGGACGCAGCCTTCGCCACCGGCACGATCGGCGCCGACACCACGCCCGTTTCCAACCTGCAGATCCGCGCCGACGACGGCAGCGCCATCACCACGCTGAGCAACTCGCAGGCGGTCGCCATCGTGCTGTCCACCGGGCCGAACCGCCAGGCCGACGGCCGCAACGCCACCTACTCGGCCGCCGCGCCGATCTACGAGGCCGGCGACCCGTCGGCCGGCTTCGACGACCTGCTGGTCTGGATCGGCCGGCCGCTGCTCGTCGCGCGCCTGGCCCAGGCCGGCCGGCTGTGA
- a CDS encoding type II secretion system F family protein: MRYRYRAMQPDGRTVRGELDAAGLDELEQGLRERGLSFINGEAARPPLWRARLPRRELMHLCFHLEQLLDAGVPIVDSLAELRETTRHARLRDIVVAMLSDISAGKPLSEAAARHPAAFDAVFVSLLRAGEHAGTLPETIRDIGSTIERDDELAAHARRVAIYPAIVGGLLGVALLVALTHVVPELEKLFRTTGQTLPLQTRVLLWLSHAVAAWGWALAMIAAAAAAGLRVALARSAALRLRRDFLLLRLPLIGELRRKLALARFAALFATLYAAGINVIDALRTSEDITGNLALREGLRSATLDIEQGRTISQAFASTGLFPPLVTRMLRLGEQTGGLDRALANVSNLYRRDVSEAIARLQASLEPALTVTMGALLLWIATAVLGPIYDILTHLPV, from the coding sequence ATGCGCTACCGCTACCGCGCCATGCAGCCCGACGGTCGGACCGTCCGCGGCGAACTGGACGCCGCCGGCCTCGACGAACTCGAACAAGGGCTGCGCGAACGTGGCCTCAGCTTCATCAACGGCGAGGCGGCGCGCCCGCCGCTGTGGCGGGCTCGCCTCCCGCGGCGCGAGCTGATGCACCTGTGCTTCCACCTCGAACAGTTGCTGGACGCGGGCGTACCCATCGTCGACAGCCTCGCCGAACTGCGCGAGACGACCCGGCACGCCCGCCTGCGCGACATCGTCGTCGCGATGCTGTCCGACATCTCCGCGGGCAAGCCGCTGTCGGAGGCCGCGGCCCGCCATCCGGCCGCCTTCGACGCGGTGTTCGTCAGCCTGCTGCGCGCCGGCGAGCATGCCGGCACCCTGCCCGAAACGATCCGCGACATCGGCAGCACGATCGAGCGCGACGACGAACTCGCCGCCCATGCCCGCCGCGTGGCCATCTACCCGGCCATCGTCGGCGGCCTGCTCGGCGTCGCCCTGCTTGTCGCACTGACGCACGTGGTGCCCGAGCTGGAAAAGCTCTTTCGCACCACCGGCCAGACCCTGCCGCTGCAGACGCGCGTGCTGCTGTGGCTGTCGCATGCCGTCGCGGCGTGGGGCTGGGCGCTCGCAATGATCGCCGCCGCAGCGGCGGCCGGCCTGCGCGTCGCGCTCGCGCGCTCGGCCGCCCTGCGCCTGCGCCGCGACTTCCTGCTGCTGCGTCTGCCGCTGATCGGCGAACTGCGGCGCAAGCTGGCGCTGGCCCGCTTCGCCGCGCTCTTCGCCACGCTCTACGCTGCGGGCATCAACGTCATCGACGCCCTCCGGACGAGCGAGGACATCACCGGCAATCTCGCGCTGCGCGAGGGGCTGCGCAGCGCGACGCTGGACATCGAACAGGGGCGGACCATCTCGCAAGCCTTCGCCTCGACCGGGCTGTTTCCGCCGCTGGTGACCCGGATGCTGCGCCTCGGCGAACAGACCGGCGGGCTCGACCGCGCGCTTGCCAACGTATCGAACCTCTACCGCCGCGACGTGAGCGAAGCGATCGCCCGCCTGCAGGCATCGCTGGAACCGGCACTGACCGTGACGATGGGCGCCCTGCTGCTGTGGATCGCCACCGCCGTGCTGGGCCCCATCTACGACATCCTCACCCACCTTCCCGTCTGA
- a CDS encoding GspE/PulE family protein has product MNIPHLPPLAFAPAEAPAITEPAAADPRQDAPAGDAAPRPDGGIGEQLRAAGLIGSDQLRIALHEQRRQHRPLGRLLVELGFVQESALRDVLAARVGRPCVDLATTLPAADALALLPHEAARRHRLLPLHFDAAGRVLTVALADADDIVAIDRLRGHLAADVRLDLRVAGESELVQAIEHHYGQAGSVDDILREMDGEPGHATPLASTPAGRGVPPVVRLVDALIADAVAQGASDVHFEPEAGFLRIRYRIDGLLHQVRALHRSRWPEMAVRLKVMAGLDIAETRAPQDGRITLGVGGRPIDLRIATQPTLHGENIVLRILDRQKGIVPLHALGLAEDQRATLERMMARPEGLILVTGPTGSGKTTTLYSVLNHLNTEAVNIMTLEDPVEYPLPLIRQTAVGEASRLNFAGGVRALLRQDPDIILVGEIRDADTAEMAIRAALTGHQVYATLHAGSAVSAIPRLMDIGIRPELLAGNLIGILAQRLVRRLCPLCREAHAAGPDERRKLGLPVAGPEVMIHRPAGCAACDFRGYRGRSAIMELLCIDPALDELVARRAGPQALLAQARDGGFLTLAEDGARRVLDGTTSLQELARVVALATPAA; this is encoded by the coding sequence ATGAACATCCCCCACCTGCCTCCCCTCGCCTTCGCCCCCGCCGAAGCACCCGCCATTACCGAACCGGCCGCTGCCGATCCCCGGCAGGATGCGCCCGCCGGCGACGCCGCGCCCAGGCCGGACGGAGGAATCGGCGAGCAGTTGCGCGCCGCGGGGCTGATCGGCAGCGACCAGTTGCGCATCGCCCTGCACGAGCAGCGCCGGCAGCACCGGCCGCTGGGCCGGCTGCTGGTCGAACTCGGATTCGTCCAGGAGTCCGCCCTGCGCGACGTACTGGCGGCCCGCGTCGGGCGGCCCTGCGTCGATCTCGCCACCACCCTGCCGGCCGCCGACGCGCTCGCCCTGCTGCCGCACGAGGCCGCGCGGCGGCACCGCCTGCTGCCGCTGCACTTCGATGCCGCCGGGCGCGTGCTGACGGTGGCCCTGGCCGACGCCGACGACATCGTCGCCATCGACCGCCTGCGCGGCCACCTCGCCGCCGACGTCCGCCTCGACCTGCGCGTCGCCGGCGAATCCGAACTCGTGCAGGCCATAGAGCACCACTACGGCCAGGCCGGCTCGGTCGACGACATCCTGCGCGAGATGGACGGCGAGCCGGGCCATGCCACGCCTCTCGCATCCACCCCGGCCGGCCGCGGCGTCCCGCCGGTGGTGCGGCTGGTCGACGCACTGATCGCGGACGCCGTCGCGCAGGGCGCATCCGACGTGCATTTCGAACCGGAAGCCGGCTTCCTTCGCATCCGCTACCGCATCGACGGCCTGCTGCACCAGGTCCGCGCCCTGCACCGTTCGCGCTGGCCCGAAATGGCCGTGCGGCTAAAGGTGATGGCGGGACTGGACATCGCCGAGACGCGCGCACCGCAGGACGGACGCATCACCCTGGGCGTGGGCGGACGGCCGATCGACCTGCGCATCGCCACCCAGCCCACGCTGCACGGCGAAAACATCGTGCTGCGCATCCTCGACCGCCAGAAGGGCATCGTGCCGCTGCACGCGCTCGGCCTCGCCGAGGACCAGCGCGCGACGCTGGAACGCATGATGGCGCGGCCGGAGGGCCTGATCCTGGTCACCGGCCCCACCGGCAGCGGCAAGACCACGACCCTCTATTCGGTGCTCAACCACCTCAACACCGAGGCGGTCAACATCATGACGCTGGAAGACCCCGTCGAATATCCGCTGCCGCTTATCCGCCAGACGGCGGTCGGAGAAGCGAGCCGGCTGAATTTCGCCGGCGGGGTCCGGGCGCTGCTGCGCCAGGACCCGGACATCATCCTCGTGGGCGAGATCCGCGACGCCGACACCGCGGAAATGGCCATCCGCGCCGCGCTCACCGGCCATCAGGTCTATGCGACGCTGCACGCCGGCTCGGCCGTGTCGGCGATCCCGCGCCTGATGGACATCGGCATCCGCCCCGAACTCCTCGCCGGCAACCTCATCGGCATCCTCGCCCAGCGCCTGGTCCGCCGCCTGTGCCCGCTCTGCCGCGAGGCGCACGCCGCCGGGCCCGACGAGCGGCGCAAGCTGGGCCTGCCCGTTGCCGGCCCCGAGGTCATGATCCACCGCCCGGCGGGCTGCGCGGCCTGCGACTTCCGCGGCTATCGCGGCCGCAGCGCGATCATGGAACTGCTGTGCATCGACCCCGCGCTCGACGAACTGGTGGCCCGGCGTGCCGGCCCGCAGGCCCTGCTGGCGCAGGCACGCGACGGCGGCTTCCTCACGCTCGCCGAGGACGGCGCGCGCCGCGTGCTCGATGGCACCACTTCGCTGCAGGAACTCGCCAGGGTGGTCGCGCTCGCCACGCCGGCGGCCTGA
- a CDS encoding general secretion pathway protein GspD: MTRRPALPIIAALLAGCAQTPATVPHDGHLMPGAPLPPSRLTPGDGAREAATIPVQPPAPPAPVPAPEPTYSVTVRNVPVEQLLFAIGRDANLDIDLHPGLDGNVTLNAVDQPLPVLLERIARQAGLRIELDGRHVGVRPDTPFLRSYQLDYVNLTRTMNGTVATSTQIATSSSAMERPAGSGGGNASVTQIETRSVNQFWESVAADIRAILDEDGGRKADAADDRRLLVNRETGVLMVRASGRQHDSIRAYLDQVQQASRRQVMIEATIVEVTLADGYRQGIDWRRLGVPGWSVRPRGSNDAGRGTPTLSYLSDRLDIGLELLETFGTVKVLSSPRLSVLNNQTAMLKVVEEVVYFLVDASTTQYDESKREKTTATTTPQSVSVGMVMSVTPQISAAGDITLNVRPTISGISGFRDDPNPSLGSIPNRVPQIRTREIESVLRLRSGEIGVLGGLMEDKVDYDGGRIPLLGDIPLLGEAVTRRDNAVRRTELLIFLRPLLIEDPSMGGDYAAYRKRLPAAGFLAADPAPGERNFPHAPLRPPLPAVPPTTIRIP; encoded by the coding sequence CCTGCCGATCATCGCCGCCCTGCTGGCCGGCTGCGCCCAGACGCCGGCCACGGTGCCGCACGACGGGCACCTCATGCCCGGCGCGCCGCTGCCGCCTTCGCGCCTGACACCCGGCGACGGCGCGCGCGAGGCCGCCACGATACCCGTACAGCCACCCGCCCCGCCGGCACCGGTTCCGGCACCCGAGCCGACCTACTCGGTGACGGTGCGCAACGTGCCGGTGGAGCAACTGCTGTTCGCCATCGGCCGCGACGCCAACCTCGACATCGACCTGCATCCGGGCCTCGACGGCAACGTCACGCTGAACGCAGTGGACCAGCCCCTGCCCGTCCTGCTGGAGCGGATCGCGCGCCAGGCCGGGCTGCGCATCGAACTCGACGGCCGCCACGTCGGCGTGCGGCCCGATACGCCCTTCCTGCGCAGCTACCAGCTCGACTATGTGAACCTGACCCGCACGATGAACGGCACGGTCGCCACCAGCACGCAGATCGCGACCAGCAGTTCGGCGATGGAGCGCCCGGCCGGCAGCGGCGGCGGCAACGCCTCGGTCACCCAGATCGAGACGCGCTCGGTGAACCAGTTCTGGGAGTCGGTCGCCGCCGACATCCGCGCCATCCTCGACGAGGATGGCGGCAGGAAGGCCGACGCGGCCGACGACCGCCGCCTGCTCGTCAACCGCGAGACGGGAGTGCTGATGGTGCGCGCCAGCGGCCGCCAGCACGACAGCATCCGCGCCTACCTCGACCAGGTGCAGCAGGCATCGCGCCGCCAGGTAATGATCGAAGCCACCATCGTCGAGGTCACCCTCGCCGACGGCTACCGCCAGGGCATCGACTGGAGGCGCCTCGGCGTCCCCGGCTGGAGCGTGCGTCCGCGCGGCAGCAACGATGCCGGCCGCGGGACGCCGACGCTGAGCTACCTGTCGGACCGGCTCGACATCGGACTCGAACTGCTGGAGACCTTCGGCACCGTCAAGGTGCTGTCGAGCCCGCGGCTGTCGGTGCTCAACAACCAGACCGCGATGCTGAAGGTCGTCGAGGAAGTCGTCTATTTCCTCGTCGACGCCTCGACCACGCAGTACGACGAGAGCAAGCGCGAGAAAACCACCGCCACCACCACGCCGCAGTCCGTGTCGGTGGGCATGGTGATGTCGGTCACGCCGCAGATCAGCGCGGCCGGCGACATCACGCTCAACGTGCGGCCGACCATCTCCGGCATTTCGGGGTTCCGCGACGACCCCAACCCCTCGCTCGGCAGCATTCCGAACCGGGTGCCGCAGATCCGCACGCGCGAGATCGAATCCGTGCTGCGGCTGCGCAGCGGCGAGATCGGCGTGCTCGGCGGGCTGATGGAAGACAAGGTCGATTACGACGGCGGGCGCATTCCGCTGCTGGGCGACATCCCGCTGCTGGGCGAGGCCGTCACGCGCCGCGACAACGCGGTGCGGCGCACCGAACTGCTGATCTTCCTGCGCCCCCTGCTGATCGAGGACCCAAGCATGGGCGGCGACTACGCCGCCTATCGCAAGCGGCTGCCGGCGGCCGGCTTCCTCGCCGCCGATCCCGCGCCGGGCGAACGCAATTTTCCGCACGCCCCGTTGCGGCCGCCGCTGCCGGCCGTCCCGCCCACCACGATCCGCATTCCCTGA